A stretch of Leucobacter aridicollis DNA encodes these proteins:
- a CDS encoding fumarylacetoacetate hydrolase family protein has product MKFAQLGPIGAEIPALVTDSATYDLRAVTAKIDGAFLESGIAEAQRLLDAGELPVLDGAAEMRIGSPIARPSALVCVGMNYAAHAAESGSAPPENMVIFNKLPNTVVGPNDVVVIPKGSVKTDWEVELGIVIGKRASYIESLEAAEDYIAGYVVVNDLSERTWQIELSGGQWGKGKSAPGFSPTGPWLVTRDEIDAQNVRLRSSVNGETRQDSTTADMIFSIAHIVHELSQYMVLEPGDLVLTGTPEGVALSGRFPYLAAGDVVEVSIDGLGGQRQEYVAYEEAN; this is encoded by the coding sequence ATGAAGTTCGCCCAGCTTGGTCCCATTGGGGCTGAAATACCCGCCCTCGTGACCGACTCGGCCACGTACGATCTGCGCGCAGTCACCGCGAAGATCGACGGCGCATTCCTCGAATCGGGGATCGCCGAAGCGCAGCGTCTGCTCGACGCCGGCGAGCTGCCCGTGCTCGATGGCGCCGCCGAGATGCGCATCGGTTCCCCGATCGCACGTCCGTCGGCGCTCGTGTGCGTCGGCATGAACTACGCCGCGCACGCGGCCGAGTCGGGTTCGGCGCCGCCCGAGAACATGGTCATCTTCAACAAGCTGCCGAACACCGTGGTTGGGCCGAACGATGTCGTCGTCATTCCGAAGGGGAGCGTTAAGACCGACTGGGAGGTCGAGCTCGGCATCGTCATCGGGAAGCGCGCGAGCTACATCGAGTCGCTCGAAGCGGCAGAGGACTACATCGCGGGCTACGTCGTCGTGAACGACCTGTCCGAGCGCACTTGGCAGATCGAGCTGTCGGGCGGCCAGTGGGGCAAGGGCAAGTCCGCCCCCGGGTTCTCGCCGACCGGCCCGTGGCTCGTTACCCGCGACGAGATCGACGCGCAGAACGTGCGACTGCGCAGCAGCGTGAACGGTGAGACGCGGCAGGACTCGACCACCGCCGACATGATCTTCAGCATCGCGCACATCGTGCACGAGCTCAGCCAGTACATGGTGCTCGAGCCCGGCGATCTCGTGCTCACCGGTACACCCGAGGGCGTCGCGCTCTCGGGCCGCTTCCCCTACCTCGCGGCGGGTGACGTGGTCGAGGTGTCGATCGACGGCCTCGGTGGCCAGCGCCAGGAGTACGTCGCGTACGAGGAGGCGAACTGA
- a CDS encoding SDR family NAD(P)-dependent oxidoreductase, translating to MSGEFDGLVAIVTGGASGIGAAIVDRFRAGGAEAVVFDLNTENVPDGVFAVRVDIADTDSVNAGIQAVAERFGRIDIVVNNAGVGAQGTIETNDDAEWQRVLNINVLGLVRVSRAALPWLRKSPAAAIVNTASIAVTAGLPERALYGASKGAVYSLTLQMAADHLREGIRVNCVNPGTANTPWVQRLLDSAPDPVAERAALEARQPHLRLVQPEEVAAAVAYLASPLAGSTTGTALAVDGGMDGLRLRPTA from the coding sequence ATGAGCGGAGAGTTTGACGGACTTGTCGCGATCGTCACGGGTGGGGCTTCCGGGATCGGCGCGGCGATCGTCGACAGGTTTCGCGCCGGCGGCGCCGAGGCGGTCGTGTTTGACCTGAACACCGAGAACGTACCCGACGGCGTGTTCGCCGTGCGTGTCGACATCGCCGACACCGACAGCGTGAACGCCGGCATTCAGGCTGTGGCGGAGCGCTTTGGCCGCATCGATATCGTCGTCAACAACGCCGGCGTCGGTGCACAGGGCACCATCGAGACGAACGACGACGCCGAGTGGCAGCGGGTGCTCAACATCAACGTGCTCGGGCTCGTGCGAGTGTCACGCGCCGCGCTGCCGTGGCTCCGCAAGTCGCCGGCAGCCGCGATCGTGAACACTGCGTCGATCGCCGTAACCGCCGGGCTTCCCGAGCGCGCGCTGTACGGTGCATCCAAGGGGGCCGTGTACTCGCTCACGCTGCAGATGGCGGCCGACCATCTCCGGGAGGGCATCCGGGTGAACTGCGTGAATCCAGGCACGGCAAACACGCCGTGGGTGCAGCGCCTGCTCGACTCGGCGCCGGATCCCGTGGCGGAGCGCGCGGCGCTCGAGGCGCGCCAGCCGCACCTGCGGCTCGTCCAGCCGGAGGAGGTCGCAGCAGCGGTCGCATACCTGGCGAGCCCGCTTGCCGGGTCAACGACGGGTACCGCACTCGCTGTCGATGGCGGTATGGACGGACTCCGGCTGCGGCCCACGGCGTAG